The following are encoded in a window of Ricinus communis isolate WT05 ecotype wild-type chromosome 4, ASM1957865v1, whole genome shotgun sequence genomic DNA:
- the LOC8274408 gene encoding transcription factor bHLH122 isoform X2 — MESDLEHHHHFFQGHQQNHHQKQMNSGLQRYQSAPSSYFSSFQDKDFVDDFLNRPTSPETERIFARFLANSGGSSTDNISNQNLGAVIKQESPVKEAVTQVSQQAHIMASMNDSDQTRLHRHQQQQQSNYSSGFYQSQSKPPLPDHGSGSSMDYRIMTSMAMERLSQMKPSAGNNSNLVRHSSSPAGLFSNINIEVENGYAVIRGMGDFGTGSGETSYSTAGRPLPSSGRMSPIAEIGNKNRGKNNPDSAGFGETRSNNYVTGFPIGSWDDTAVMSAGLKRLTDDDRTLSGLNASENESGEVGNHPPMLAHHLSLPKTSAELSAIEKYLQLQDSVPCKIRAKRGCATHPRSIAERVRRTRISERMRKLQDLVPNMDKQTNTSDMLDLAVDYIKDLQRQVETLSENRSKCTCASKQQQS, encoded by the exons atggagTCGGATCTTGAACACCACCATCATTTCTTTCAGGGTCATCAGCAGAATCACCACCAGAAACAAATGAACTCTGGTTTACAGAGGTACCAATCTGCACCGAGCTCATACTTTTCTAGCTTCCAAGACAAAGATTTCGTTGATGATTTCCTCAATAGACCAACGAGCCCTGAGACTGAAAGAATCTTCGCTAGATTTTTGGCCAATTCTGGCGGCAGCAGCACAGATAACATCTCAAATCAAAACCTTGGAGCAGTAATTAAGCAAGAATCTCCTGTCAAAGAAGCAGTAACGCAAGTTAGCCAACAAGCGCATATTATGGCTTCAATGAATGATAGTGATCAAACAAGATTGCATCGGCATCAGCAACAGCAGCAGAGCAATTATTCCTCAGGTTTTTATCAAAGCCAATCAAAACCGCCGTTACCAGATCATGGTTCAGGTTCTTCTATGGATTATAGAATAATGACTTCAATGGCAATGGAGAGGTTGTCTCAGATGAAGCCTAGTGCTGGAAATAATTCTAATCTTGTTCGACACAGTAGCTCACCTGCTGGTCTTTTCTCCAACATAAACATTGAAGTGGAAAATG GCTATGCTGTAATAAGGGGCATGGGAGATTTTGGAACAGGTAGTGGAGAAACATCTTATTCAACAGCCGGTAGGCCACTTCCTTCGTCAGGGAGAATGAGTCCAATTGCTGAAATTGGGAACAAAAACAGAGGGAAGAATAACCCTGACAGTGCTGGTTTTGGTGAAACTCGCAGCAATAATTATGTCACAGGTTTCCCCATTGGATCTTGGGATGATACAGCTGTGATGTCTGCTGGTTTAAAAAGACTGACAGATGATGATAGAACACTTTCTGGCCTGAATGCATCTGAAAATGAG AGTGGAGAAGTGGGAAATCATCCTCCTATGTTGGCTCATCACTTGAGTTTGCCAAAAACTTCAGCTGAATTGTCTGCAATCGAGAAGTATCTGCAATTGCAAGATTCTGTGCCTTGCAAGATTCGAGCTAAGCGTGGATGTGCCACTCATCCAAGGAGCATTGCCGAGAGG GTAAGAAGAACTCGAATTAGCGAACGCATGAGGAAACTACAAGATCTTGTACCGAACATGGATAAG cAAACAAACACATCAGACATGTTGGATTTGGCTGTTGACTACATTAAAGACCTTCAGAGACAGGTCGAG ACACTATCAGAGAATCGTTCGAAGTGTACGTGCGCAAGCAAGCAGCAACAGTCTTAG
- the LOC8274407 gene encoding uncharacterized protein LOC8274407 isoform X2 — MEEADPLFGFSPGTAPPSVVTLSPFSPIPVPSSRRLSSHFIPSRPVPSARRLAWVSLRGRLVNAEEASSAKAIGLSREETVAWELFSPIQRFLIVAVIGVAVAESKKNLLISQLKKSVDLRDQVLSNMQQKLDDLCEQVNSIKNHSRPEANASFNKNTESLSSDAFGGDKIKFVDCGCWHCDHHYNLFADPMGNAVMKTSRGDEVLQYKTPLVNEVEQEERRMSDLSDWASSVSSTADIQMNMSAVDHDIYNLKKECEEKDATIKELTTVLQSKNMAGSKRTAELEDIIHRKNSTIAKLKRDILVLEQKLVHLTRLRRPSSSEYIPESWQLPLMMENIVYDMDSTTSPSSSDSDSSPVNRSLAPVVKNQAAPVQNSTNSSFSSDTDAPQLNQQLCHIDRIPETPLHGGYIAPTTHRKSAPAKALVSFAKLTEQKIQSGPVSPLKESTNQNSGRVSSLRSKQVSASGEFKKIRRRTQTASNNAAPKKKWV, encoded by the exons ATGGAAGAAGCCGATCCCCTATTCGGCTTCAGCCCCGGCACGGCTCCTCCTTCTGTAGTCACTCTCTCTCCATTTTCTCCCATTCCGGTACCATCCTCTCGCCGACTTTCGAGTCACTTCATTCCAAGCCGCCCTGTCCCCTCGGCTCGACGGCTGGCATGGGTGTCTTTACGCGGTCGGCTTGTAAATGCAGAGGAAGCCAGCTCTGCTAAAGCCATTGGCTTGAGCCGAGAAGAAACTGTAGCTTGGGAACTATTTAGCCCCATTCAAAGGTTTCTCATTGTTGCAGTGATTGGCGTTGCTGTTGCGGAATCGAAAAAGAATCTGCTCATTTCTCAGCTTAAGAAATCGGTGGACCTTAGG GATCAGGTGCTATCAAATATGCAACAAAAGCTAGATGATCTATGTGAGCAGGTGAACAGCATCAAGAACCATTCAAGACCTGAGGCCAATgcatcattcaacaagaacaCAGAATCACTATCTAGTGATGCTTTTGGCGgcgataaaattaaatttgtcgATTGTGGTTGTTGGCATTGTGATCATCACTACAACCTTTTTGCTGATCCAATG GGAAACGCTGTTATGAAAACGTCTAGAGGAGATGAGGTGTTGCAGTACAAAACTCCTTTAGTGAATGAGGTAGAACAAGAAGAGCGGCGCATGTCAGATTTGTCAGATTGGGCTTCTAGTGTTTCCTCTACAGCAGATATCCAG ATGAACATGTCTGCAGTAGATCATGATATCTACAATCTCAAGAAGGAGTGTGAAGAAAAAGATGCCACCATAAAGGAGCTGACTACTGTTCTTCAATCAAAGAATATGGCAGGTTCAAAG AGAACTGCAGAGCTGGAAGACATTATACACAGGAAGAACTCGACGATTGCAAAACTTAAGAGAGATATACTAGTATTGGAACAAAAG TTGGTGCACCTTACAAGGCTTCGGAGACCATCTTCCTCTGAATATATCCCAGAAAGTTGGCAACTTCCGCTTATGATGGAAAATATCGTTTATGATATGGACAGTACTACTAGCCCTTCTTCTTCCGATTCAGATTCTTCTCCAGTGAATAGATCACTAGCTCCAGTTGTTAAAAACCAGGCCGCCCCTGTTCAAAACAGTACTAATAGCTCTTTCTCTTCAGATACAGATGCCCCCCAATTGAACCAACAACTGTGTCATATTGATCGAATTCCGGAGACACCTCTTCACGGTGGTTACATTGCTCCTACAACACACCGGAAATCAGCCCCAGCAAAGGCCTTGGTTTCTTTTGCAAAATTAACTGAACAGAAAATACAGTCTGGACCAGTAAGTCCTCTCAAAGAATCAACAAATCAAAATTCCGGTAGAGTTTCTTCTTTAAGGTCCAAGCAGGTGTCAGCTAGTGGGGAATTCAAGAAAATTAGAAGGCGAACCCAAACTGCCTCTAATAATGCAGCTCCTAAGAAGAAATGGGTCTAG
- the LOC8274408 gene encoding transcription factor bHLH122 isoform X1 yields the protein MESDLEHHHHFFQGHQQNHHQKQMNSGLQRYQSAPSSYFSSFQDKDFVDDFLNRPTSPETERIFARFLANSGGSSTDNISNQNLGAVIKQESPVKEAVTQVSQQAHIMASMNDSDQTRLHRHQQQQQSNYSSGFYQSQSKPPLPDHGSGSSMDYRIMTSMAMERLSQMKPSAGNNSNLVRHSSSPAGLFSNINIEVENGYAVIRGMGDFGTGSGETSYSTAGRPLPSSGRMSPIAEIGNKNRGKNNPDSAGFGETRSNNYVTGFPIGSWDDTAVMSAGLKRLTDDDRTLSGLNASENESGEVGNHPPMLAHHLSLPKTSAELSAIEKYLQLQDSVPCKIRAKRGCATHPRSIAERVRRTRISERMRKLQDLVPNMDKQTNTSDMLDLAVDYIKDLQRQVEVSWKGSLISTQKLDPTNKFSSSSFSFVTVSPTLF from the exons atggagTCGGATCTTGAACACCACCATCATTTCTTTCAGGGTCATCAGCAGAATCACCACCAGAAACAAATGAACTCTGGTTTACAGAGGTACCAATCTGCACCGAGCTCATACTTTTCTAGCTTCCAAGACAAAGATTTCGTTGATGATTTCCTCAATAGACCAACGAGCCCTGAGACTGAAAGAATCTTCGCTAGATTTTTGGCCAATTCTGGCGGCAGCAGCACAGATAACATCTCAAATCAAAACCTTGGAGCAGTAATTAAGCAAGAATCTCCTGTCAAAGAAGCAGTAACGCAAGTTAGCCAACAAGCGCATATTATGGCTTCAATGAATGATAGTGATCAAACAAGATTGCATCGGCATCAGCAACAGCAGCAGAGCAATTATTCCTCAGGTTTTTATCAAAGCCAATCAAAACCGCCGTTACCAGATCATGGTTCAGGTTCTTCTATGGATTATAGAATAATGACTTCAATGGCAATGGAGAGGTTGTCTCAGATGAAGCCTAGTGCTGGAAATAATTCTAATCTTGTTCGACACAGTAGCTCACCTGCTGGTCTTTTCTCCAACATAAACATTGAAGTGGAAAATG GCTATGCTGTAATAAGGGGCATGGGAGATTTTGGAACAGGTAGTGGAGAAACATCTTATTCAACAGCCGGTAGGCCACTTCCTTCGTCAGGGAGAATGAGTCCAATTGCTGAAATTGGGAACAAAAACAGAGGGAAGAATAACCCTGACAGTGCTGGTTTTGGTGAAACTCGCAGCAATAATTATGTCACAGGTTTCCCCATTGGATCTTGGGATGATACAGCTGTGATGTCTGCTGGTTTAAAAAGACTGACAGATGATGATAGAACACTTTCTGGCCTGAATGCATCTGAAAATGAG AGTGGAGAAGTGGGAAATCATCCTCCTATGTTGGCTCATCACTTGAGTTTGCCAAAAACTTCAGCTGAATTGTCTGCAATCGAGAAGTATCTGCAATTGCAAGATTCTGTGCCTTGCAAGATTCGAGCTAAGCGTGGATGTGCCACTCATCCAAGGAGCATTGCCGAGAGG GTAAGAAGAACTCGAATTAGCGAACGCATGAGGAAACTACAAGATCTTGTACCGAACATGGATAAG cAAACAAACACATCAGACATGTTGGATTTGGCTGTTGACTACATTAAAGACCTTCAGAGACAGGTCGAGGTAAGCTGGAAAGGTTCTCTGATCAGCACCCAAAAATTAGACCCTACGAACAAGTTTTCTTCGAGTTCTTTTTCGTTTGTTACAGTATCACCTACACTCTTTTGA
- the LOC8274407 gene encoding uncharacterized protein LOC8274407 isoform X1 produces the protein MEEADPLFGFSPGTAPPSVVTLSPFSPIPVPSSRRLSSHFIPSRPVPSARRLAWVSLRGRLVNAEEASSAKAIGLSREETVAWELFSPIQRFLIVAVIGVAVAESKKNLLISQLKKSVDLRDQVLSNMQQKLDDLCEQVNSIKNHSRPEANASFNKNTESLSSDAFGGDKIKFVDCGCWHCDHHYNLFADPMHGNAVMKTSRGDEVLQYKTPLVNEVEQEERRMSDLSDWASSVSSTADIQMNMSAVDHDIYNLKKECEEKDATIKELTTVLQSKNMAGSKRTAELEDIIHRKNSTIAKLKRDILVLEQKLVHLTRLRRPSSSEYIPESWQLPLMMENIVYDMDSTTSPSSSDSDSSPVNRSLAPVVKNQAAPVQNSTNSSFSSDTDAPQLNQQLCHIDRIPETPLHGGYIAPTTHRKSAPAKALVSFAKLTEQKIQSGPVSPLKESTNQNSGRVSSLRSKQVSASGEFKKIRRRTQTASNNAAPKKKWV, from the exons ATGGAAGAAGCCGATCCCCTATTCGGCTTCAGCCCCGGCACGGCTCCTCCTTCTGTAGTCACTCTCTCTCCATTTTCTCCCATTCCGGTACCATCCTCTCGCCGACTTTCGAGTCACTTCATTCCAAGCCGCCCTGTCCCCTCGGCTCGACGGCTGGCATGGGTGTCTTTACGCGGTCGGCTTGTAAATGCAGAGGAAGCCAGCTCTGCTAAAGCCATTGGCTTGAGCCGAGAAGAAACTGTAGCTTGGGAACTATTTAGCCCCATTCAAAGGTTTCTCATTGTTGCAGTGATTGGCGTTGCTGTTGCGGAATCGAAAAAGAATCTGCTCATTTCTCAGCTTAAGAAATCGGTGGACCTTAGG GATCAGGTGCTATCAAATATGCAACAAAAGCTAGATGATCTATGTGAGCAGGTGAACAGCATCAAGAACCATTCAAGACCTGAGGCCAATgcatcattcaacaagaacaCAGAATCACTATCTAGTGATGCTTTTGGCGgcgataaaattaaatttgtcgATTGTGGTTGTTGGCATTGTGATCATCACTACAACCTTTTTGCTGATCCAATG CATGGAAACGCTGTTATGAAAACGTCTAGAGGAGATGAGGTGTTGCAGTACAAAACTCCTTTAGTGAATGAGGTAGAACAAGAAGAGCGGCGCATGTCAGATTTGTCAGATTGGGCTTCTAGTGTTTCCTCTACAGCAGATATCCAG ATGAACATGTCTGCAGTAGATCATGATATCTACAATCTCAAGAAGGAGTGTGAAGAAAAAGATGCCACCATAAAGGAGCTGACTACTGTTCTTCAATCAAAGAATATGGCAGGTTCAAAG AGAACTGCAGAGCTGGAAGACATTATACACAGGAAGAACTCGACGATTGCAAAACTTAAGAGAGATATACTAGTATTGGAACAAAAG TTGGTGCACCTTACAAGGCTTCGGAGACCATCTTCCTCTGAATATATCCCAGAAAGTTGGCAACTTCCGCTTATGATGGAAAATATCGTTTATGATATGGACAGTACTACTAGCCCTTCTTCTTCCGATTCAGATTCTTCTCCAGTGAATAGATCACTAGCTCCAGTTGTTAAAAACCAGGCCGCCCCTGTTCAAAACAGTACTAATAGCTCTTTCTCTTCAGATACAGATGCCCCCCAATTGAACCAACAACTGTGTCATATTGATCGAATTCCGGAGACACCTCTTCACGGTGGTTACATTGCTCCTACAACACACCGGAAATCAGCCCCAGCAAAGGCCTTGGTTTCTTTTGCAAAATTAACTGAACAGAAAATACAGTCTGGACCAGTAAGTCCTCTCAAAGAATCAACAAATCAAAATTCCGGTAGAGTTTCTTCTTTAAGGTCCAAGCAGGTGTCAGCTAGTGGGGAATTCAAGAAAATTAGAAGGCGAACCCAAACTGCCTCTAATAATGCAGCTCCTAAGAAGAAATGGGTCTA G
- the LOC8274406 gene encoding uncharacterized protein LOC8274406, producing the protein MTMDRTSPPESPARDPKSFIVLSIECLKGSSKADEWTGDMLQTGDIVEEIRIGSGSSSGSGSSFQSFKAPFKNGKTGVQKILHTSSKNKETSILIRVRRGRDELAELHACIVPESGSRRQYILRSISDPNYTVGFVDRSEADCFELQASRSSRIVNALSRATLQDGYVAYPWMKKMQEVLSVPNSSSFLSLLLLPKVSDRVASRYNDLEDTLARANTWLYASQASGVPIVFMNIQTESLLTKISGEIASATVNAGSLSDLSNLAHVSLYGFEDYHGVDIGVVRAVRLWYAPLSGEFAVEMKIRESDTKLGFAISRTEEGFVYVSSVIDSDESTPSMRSGLNNLYKEATSASRLLVVSRVANQKVLPWMVSSTGAIRCYDTVSLSQKLSLHRHAKMPILIHVFSWDGALASPSTGGARHRSISYPVMPLPPEIPLGRQTNENEVLHSPPGIQLARHPNENQVVPLPPDIPNESRVVRDEGQIMLERDTAGEASFRFRDFSIPNNWV; encoded by the exons ATGACCATGGACCGAACTTCACCACCCGAATCTCCGGCCCGAGACCCCAAGTCCTTCATAGTACTTTCCATCGAGTGTCTCAAGGGCAGTTCAAAAGCCGATGAATGGACTGGAGACATGCTCCAGACGGGAGATATAGTTGAAGAAATCAGGATCGGATCCGGTTCGTCGTCAGGATCCGGTTCGTCTTTTCAGTCCTTTAAAGCTCCGTTCAAAAACGGAAAGACTGGGGTCCAAAAGATTCTTCATACTTCgtctaaaaataaagagacTTCGATTCTTATTCGAGTCAGGCGCGGCCGAGACGAGTTAGCGGAGTTGCATGCGTGTATCGTGCCTGAGTCCGGGTCTAGAAGGCAGTACATTTTGAGATCTATTTCTGATCCCAATTACACTGTCGGCTTTGTTGATCGCTCTGAGGCCGACTGCTTTGAATTGCAAG CTTCAAGAAGCTCTAGAATAGTCAATGCACTATCCAGGGCTACACTTCAAGATGGGTATGTCGCCTATCCATGGATGAAGAAGATGCAGGAGGTGCTTTCTGTTCCTAATTCAAGCAGTTTCCTTTCTCTACTTCTCCTTCCCAAAGTTTCAGATCGAGTTGCTTCTCGCTACAATGACTTGGAGGACACTTTGGCCAGGGCAAATACATGGCTGTATGCTTCTCAGGCCTCCGGGGTCCCTATTGTTTTCATGAATATTCAAACTGAGTCCCTGCTTACAAAG ATATCTGGAGAGATAGCCTCTGCTACTGTGAATGCTGGATCATTATCTGATTTATCTAATCTAGCGCATGTAAGTCTGTATGGATTTGAGGATTACCATGGGGTTGACATTGGTGTTGTTAGAGCAGTCCGTCTCTGGTATGCGCCTCTATCCGGAGAATTTGCagtagaaatgaaaataagagaaagtGATACAAAGCTTGGTTTTGCCATTAGCCGCACAGAAGAG GGATTTGTTTACGTCTCATCAGTTATTGATAGTGATGAAAGCACTCCCTCAATGAGGTCAGGGCTCAATAACCTATACAAAGAAGCAACAAGTGCTTCTAGATTGCTGGTTGTCTCGCGAGTAGCAAACCAGAAGGTGCTTCCTTGGATGGTTTCTTCAACAGGAGCAATACGATGCTATGACACTGTTTCACTCAGCCAAAAACTTTCACTGCATCGGCATGCTAAGATGCCTATCCTTATCCATGTATTCTCATGGGACGGAGCACTGGCTTCTCCGAGTACAGGCGGTGCACGGCATAGGTCTATCTCATATCCTGTTATGCCATTGCCACCTGAAATTCCACTGGGAAGACAAACTAATGAAAATGAAGTGCTTCATTCGCCACCTGGGATTCAGTTGGCACGCCATCCTAATGAGAATCAAGTAGTACCTTTGCCACCTGATATTCCAAATGAAAGTAGAGTTGTTAGGGATGAGGGACAGATTATGCTTGAGCGAGACACAGCCGGGGAAGCGTCCTTTAGATTCCGTGATTTTTCAATTCCGAACAACTGGGTATAA